The genomic interval TATGGCGCTTACGACATCAATACATACTTTCCTCTCTACCTCTATCCCGACGATCAGGACCTCGACCAGACCCGCCGCGTAAATTTCGACCCGAAGCTCTACAAACGCCTGCAACGGTTGGCAGAGCACCCCAAACACGGCACGCCGGACGAAGTGCAGGTCTTCGATTACATCTATGGCGTGCTGCACTGCCCCGCTTACCGCGAGACCTATGCGGAGTTCCTGAAAATCGACTTCCCGCGCATCCCCTGGCCCGCCAGCCCGGACGAATTCTGGGACATCTCGGCCAAGGGCGCGCAACTGCGCAAGCTGCACCTGATGGAGCCGGAGGCGATCGGCGAAACGCCATATCCCTTCATGGGGGAGGGCGACAACGTCGTGGACAAACCCGCCTTTGCGGACGGCAAGGTCTGGATCAACGCCACCCAGTATTTCGACAACGCGCCGGAAATCTCATGGGGCTTTTACATCGGCGGCTATCAACCGGCGCAGAAATGGCTCAAGGACCGGAAGGGGCGCGCGCTCTCCTTCGACGACATCAAGCACTATCAGCGCATCCTGAAAATCCTGTCGGAAACCGACCGGATCATGCAGACCATCACCATGACGCTGGAACCGCCGGAAGACGCCACGGAGGAAGAATAACGCCGCGCCGCCTTTCGCTCTGGACAATCGGCGCGAACACATCACATTCTCGGTGTGGGGCTGCCGAGCGCGTGAGGGGCTCTGTTTCCCGGGGCCGATACCGATCCTCAAGGGAGCTGACCCTGCCCGGGGCCGTGGCCTCGGACAATCGGCACCCACCTACTAGTGTAGGGACCCAAGGGATCATTCTCCCCCACGGCTACGGCGGCTCCACTCCCATTTCGCCCGGCGAGGACCGCAGGCATGACCGTCACCAGTCTCGACAAGGAGGCCCTGCGCCGCGAGAGCCTCGCCCGGCGCGCTGCCATTCCCGAAAAAGCGCGCGAACAGGCCGCCACGGCGGTCGCGGAAGGGGCGTTGTCCTTTCTCGAATTGCCTGGCCCAGCAGTGATCAGCGGCTATTATCCGTTCGGCGACGAACTGGACTGTTTGCCGCTGTTGCGCCGATTGATTGACGATGGGCACAGCATCGGCCTGCCGGTCACGCGGAAGGGGCAGCCGCTCATCTTCCGCGCCTGGACGCCTGAGACGCAGATGGTGCGCGGGGCGCTGGGCATTCCGACTCCGCCGGAGGAGGCCCCCGAGCTAACACCCGTTGTGTTGCTCGTGCCGCTCGCGGCTTTCGATGAGCGGGGTTATCGCATCGGCTATGGCGGCGGCTTTTACGACCGCACGCTAGCAAAGCTGCGCGCGGCGGGGCCTGTCACGGCCGTCGGCGTGGCGTTCGCCGAGCAGCGAGTCGATCGCGTGCCGAATGA from Dichotomicrobium thermohalophilum carries:
- a CDS encoding 5-formyltetrahydrofolate cyclo-ligase, with protein sequence MTVTSLDKEALRRESLARRAAIPEKAREQAATAVAEGALSFLELPGPAVISGYYPFGDELDCLPLLRRLIDDGHSIGLPVTRKGQPLIFRAWTPETQMVRGALGIPTPPEEAPELTPVVLLVPLAAFDERGYRIGYGGGFYDRTLAKLRAAGPVTAVGVAFAEQRVDRVPNEPHDQPLDWMLMPEGAYRVGRA